A window of the Canis aureus isolate CA01 chromosome 34, VMU_Caureus_v.1.0, whole genome shotgun sequence genome harbors these coding sequences:
- the KLHL41 gene encoding kelch-like protein 41: protein MDSQRELTEELRLYQSTLLQDGLKDLLDEKKFIDCTLKAGDKSLPCHRLILSACSPYFREYFLSEIDEGKKKEVVLDNVDPAVLDLIIKYLYSASIDLNDGNVQDIFALASRFQIPSVFTVCVSYLQKRLAPGNCLAILRLGLLLDCPRLAISAREFVSDRFVQICKEEDFMQLSPQELISVISNDSLNVEKEEAVFEAVMKWVRTDKENRVKNLSEVFDCIRFRLMTEKYFKDHVEKDDIIKSNPELQKKIKVLKDAFAGKLPEPSKNAEKAGAGEVNGDVGDEDLLPGYLNDIPRHGMFVKDLILLVNDTAAVAYDPTENECYLTALAEQIPRNHSSIVTQQNQVYVVGGLYVDEENKDQPLQSYFFQLDNIASEWVGLPPLPSARCLFGLGEVDDKIYVVAGKDLQTEASLDSVLCYDPVAAKWNEVKKLPIKVYGHSVISHKGMIYCLGGKTDDKKCTNRVFIYNPKKGDWKDLAPMKTPRSMFGVAVHKGKIVIAGGVTEDGLSASVEAFDLITNKWEVMTEFPQERSSISLVSLAGSLYAIGGFAMIQLESKEFAPTEVNDIWKYEDDKKEWAGMLKEIRYASGASCLATRLNLFKLSKL from the exons ATGGATTCCCAGCGGGAACTCACAGAGGAACTGCGGCTTTACCAATCCACCCTTCTTCAGGATGGTCTAAAAGATCTCctggatgaaaaaaaattcatcGATTGCACCCTAAAAGCAGGTGACAAAAGTCTTCCTTGCCACAGATTGATTTTGTCAGCTTGTAGTCCTTACTTCCGTGagtattttttatctgaaattgatgaggggaaaaaaaaggaggtagTATTAGATAATGTGGATCCTGCTGTCCTGGATTTAATCATCAAGTACCTGTACTCCGCCAGTATAGATCTCAACGATGGAAATGTGCAAGATATTTTTGCCCTGGCCAGCCGCTTTCAGATCCCCTCGGTGTTCACTGTCTGTGTTTCTTATCTTCAGAAAAGACTTGCTCCTGGTAACTGTCTAGCCATCTTAAGATTAGGACTTCTTCTTGACTGCCCAAGACTTGCCATCTCTGCACGTGAATTTGTGTCTGATCGCTTTGTACAGATTTGTAAAGAAGAGGACTTTATGCAATTATCTCCACAGGAACTGATCTCCGTCATTTCAAATGACAGCCTAAAtgtagaaaaggaagaagcagtaTTCGAGGCAGTGATGAAATGGGTGCGAACAGACAAAGAAAACAGGGTTAAAAACCTTAGCGAAGTGTTTGATTGTATCCGTTTTCGCCTtatgacagaaaaatattttaaagatcatgTTGAGAAAGATGATATCATTAAAAGCAACCCAGAactccagaaaaaaatcaaagttctcAAAGACGCCTTCGCAGGCAAACTCCCAGAACCTAGCAAAAATGCAGAGAAGGCTGGGGCCGGTGAGGTGAATGGTGATGTTGGTGATGAAGATTTACTTCCTGGTTACCTGAATGACATTCCCAGGCATGGAATGTTTGTCAAAGACCTCATCCTCCTGGTTAACGACACAGCTGCCGTGGCTTATGATCCCACAGAAAACGAGTGCTACCTTACTGCACTGGCTGAGCAGATCCCCAGAAATCATTCTAGCATTGTTACCCAACAGAATCAGGTGTATGTGGTAGGAGGACTCTATgtggatgaagaaaataaagatcagcCTCTACAGTCCTACTTCTTCCAG cttgATAACATAGCATCCGAGTGGGTTGGACTTCcacctctgccttcagccaggtGTCTCTTTGGTCTGGGGGAGGTAGATGACAAAATCTATGTAGTTGCTGGCAAAGATCTTCAAACAGAGGCTTCGCTGGATTCAGTATTATGCTATGATCCCGT GGCTGCAAAGTGGAATGAAGTTAAAAAACTGCCTATCAAAGTCTATGGCCACAGTGTGATTTCACATAAGGGGATGATATATTGTCTGGGAGGAAAGACAGATGACAA GAAGTGTACAAACAGAGTGTTTATCTACAACCCAAAAAAAGGAGACTGGAAGGATCTGGCTCCAATGAAAACCCCTCGTTCCATGTTTGGAGTGGCGGTGCATAAAGGCAAAATCGTGATTGCAGGAGGTGTCACTGAAGATGGTCTTTCAGCTTCAGTGGAAGCTTTTGACCTCATAACCAATAA ATGGGAAGTAATGACAGAGTTTCCCCAAGAAAGAAGTTCCATCAGTTTGGTCAGCCTGGCTGGATCCCTGTATGCCATCGGTGGTTTTGCCATGATTCAACTGGAGTCTAAAGAATTTGCACCCACTGAAGTCAATGACATATGGAA gTATGAAGATGATAAAAAAGAATGGGCTGGGATGTTGAAGGAAATACGTTATGCTTCAGGAGCTAGTTGCCTAGCAACACGTTTAAACCTCTTCAAACTATCTAAACTATAA